One Candidatus Hydrogenedentota bacterium DNA window includes the following coding sequences:
- a CDS encoding sugar phosphate isomerase/epimerase: MKTGMNLLLWTGAADKTHIPLIEKIASWGFDGVEFPMFAPDKSPWADLAFVLDGYALGRTAVTVLPEGTNLIGDDASERKAAVDFLKTCIDACSELGAESLGGPLYSPVGRLVGRGPVEEEVKRCVEGLRLVGEHASEAGIMIAIEPLNRFETYFLNTQSDTARVVDQVGLPSVQQMYDTFHANIEEKGLGKAIRDAGKRICHVHISANDRATPGEDHINYHETFAALKAIGYDRWLTIEAFGSWLPDIAGATCIWRKMAPSEEHLAKNGLAMIKELWGKA, from the coding sequence ATGAAAACGGGGATGAACTTGCTGCTTTGGACTGGGGCGGCCGATAAGACCCACATACCTCTGATCGAGAAGATCGCTTCGTGGGGTTTCGATGGCGTTGAGTTTCCCATGTTTGCGCCGGACAAGTCACCGTGGGCTGACTTGGCATTCGTTCTGGATGGGTATGCACTCGGGAGGACCGCAGTCACCGTGTTGCCTGAGGGGACCAACTTAATCGGTGACGATGCGTCCGAGAGAAAGGCCGCTGTCGATTTTCTAAAGACCTGTATTGATGCCTGTTCCGAACTTGGCGCGGAAAGCCTCGGAGGACCGTTGTACTCCCCCGTGGGCAGGCTCGTTGGGCGCGGCCCCGTGGAGGAAGAAGTAAAACGGTGCGTGGAAGGATTGCGCCTCGTGGGCGAGCATGCGAGCGAAGCCGGCATCATGATTGCCATCGAACCTTTGAATCGATTCGAGACCTATTTCCTGAACACTCAGAGCGATACGGCGCGCGTGGTGGATCAAGTGGGGCTTCCGTCGGTACAGCAGATGTATGACACATTTCATGCCAACATCGAGGAAAAGGGACTTGGGAAAGCAATCCGCGACGCGGGCAAGCGCATCTGCCATGTCCATATTTCAGCAAATGATCGCGCAACCCCCGGCGAGGATCACATCAACTATCACGAGACGTTCGCGGCCCTTAAGGCCATCGGCTATGACCGGTGGCTCACAATAGAGGCATTTGGAAGTTGGCTGCCGGATATCGCGGGCGCAACCTGTATTTGGCGCAAGATGGCTCCCAGCGAAGAGCATCTGGCAAAGAATGGACTGGCGATGATTAAGGAGCTTTGGGGGAAGGCGTAG
- a CDS encoding prolyl oligopeptidase family serine peptidase: MGKRNRSVAIRLSMLAVCAGLVWAQEPPFYADKSNLLVYTDTSGHSHPIGSPADWVHRREHIVKSMQLVMGPLPDSSARVPADPQILEESDMPGLVRRKMTIAVEKGDRLPFYLMIPKKLKDKAPAMLCLHQTIAIGKDEPAGLGTDKAKQYALELAERGYITLTPDYPGFGEYKVDVYAMGYASATMKGIWNHMRCVDYLQSLPEVDPERIGVIGHSLGGHNSLFVSAFDTRLKVAVTSCGFCSFGKYYGGDLTGWTHKGYMPRIAEVYGKDPKKMPFDFSEVLAAIAPRAVFISAPLRDSNFDVNGVHECLEAAKPVFGLLNASEKLTAIHPNTEHDFSNEAREAAYAFVDSELKPK; encoded by the coding sequence ATGGGAAAACGGAACCGGAGTGTCGCGATAAGGCTCTCCATGCTTGCCGTGTGCGCCGGACTGGTATGGGCGCAGGAACCGCCGTTCTACGCGGACAAGTCAAACCTGCTTGTGTACACAGATACATCAGGCCACAGTCATCCAATTGGTTCGCCTGCCGATTGGGTGCATCGCCGCGAGCATATCGTGAAGAGCATGCAACTCGTCATGGGGCCCTTGCCGGATAGCTCGGCGCGCGTACCCGCAGATCCGCAGATTCTCGAAGAGTCTGATATGCCGGGACTCGTCCGGCGAAAAATGACCATTGCCGTCGAGAAAGGCGACCGTCTGCCTTTCTACCTGATGATCCCAAAGAAACTGAAGGACAAGGCCCCTGCCATGCTCTGCCTTCACCAGACGATTGCGATTGGCAAGGATGAGCCGGCAGGTTTGGGCACGGACAAAGCAAAACAGTACGCCCTCGAATTGGCGGAGCGCGGATACATCACCTTGACGCCGGACTATCCGGGCTTTGGCGAGTACAAGGTAGACGTCTACGCCATGGGTTATGCCAGCGCGACCATGAAGGGGATCTGGAACCACATGCGCTGTGTGGACTACCTTCAATCATTGCCCGAGGTGGACCCGGAGCGCATTGGCGTCATTGGGCATTCGCTGGGCGGGCACAACTCTCTGTTTGTGTCGGCATTCGACACGCGCCTGAAGGTGGCCGTTACGAGCTGTGGATTTTGTTCGTTTGGGAAATACTACGGCGGCGATCTGACGGGCTGGACGCACAAGGGGTATATGCCGCGAATCGCAGAAGTATATGGCAAGGATCCCAAGAAGATGCCGTTCGATTTCTCCGAGGTGCTGGCCGCCATAGCGCCCCGAGCGGTATTTATTAGTGCGCCGCTGCGGGACAGTAATTTCGATGTGAACGGCGTACACGAGTGTTTGGAAGCAGCCAAGCCGGTTTTCGGTCTGCTGAACGCCTCCGAAAAGCTTACCGCGATTCATCCCAATACGGAACATGATTTCTCAAATGAAGCGCGTGAAGCGGCGTACGCTTTTGTAGACTCGGAGTTGAAACCTAAGTAG
- a CDS encoding amidohydrolase: MSTNEDLSLDEGVSRRQFLASTTRGAVGFAVGAALTLEATAQEQVATPAAGKYIDVHTHVGQQWGNRLPLSGEDLLRWMDSQGIMKAIVLSLISPESFDYVVSVDFTLKETAPHRDRLIPFCTIDPRTEEHNTVEKKVKMLKKYVDAGARGFGEHKCGTPIDDPRSLEIYAACSELKLPLLFHMDNIRNTDVPGLPGLEKALASAPDAIFIGHAQGWWASISGDMTQEMFGTYPKGKIAPGGAIDTLMDKYPNLYGDLSAGSGANALTRDPEFAREFLIRRQDRLMFGTDYLAPKQEIPQFDVLGKIDLPEDVRKKIYVENAARVLGL, from the coding sequence ATGAGCACGAATGAGGATCTCAGTCTGGACGAAGGTGTGAGCCGTAGACAGTTTCTCGCTAGTACAACGCGCGGCGCGGTTGGCTTTGCGGTTGGTGCGGCGCTGACTCTCGAAGCAACCGCGCAAGAGCAGGTCGCGACCCCTGCCGCGGGGAAATACATCGACGTGCATACACACGTCGGTCAACAATGGGGAAACCGTCTTCCATTGAGCGGCGAAGACCTCTTGCGCTGGATGGATTCGCAGGGGATCATGAAGGCCATTGTACTGTCGCTCATTTCACCGGAGTCTTTCGACTACGTTGTATCCGTCGATTTTACATTGAAGGAGACGGCCCCACACCGCGATCGGCTTATCCCCTTCTGCACTATCGATCCGCGCACCGAAGAGCACAACACCGTCGAGAAGAAGGTGAAGATGCTCAAGAAGTACGTCGACGCAGGCGCGAGAGGTTTCGGCGAACACAAGTGCGGCACGCCTATCGACGATCCTCGCAGTCTGGAAATCTATGCGGCGTGCTCGGAATTGAAGCTGCCCCTCCTCTTTCATATGGATAACATCCGGAATACGGACGTACCCGGACTACCTGGTTTGGAGAAGGCCCTTGCGAGCGCGCCCGACGCGATCTTCATCGGACACGCGCAAGGCTGGTGGGCATCCATCAGCGGTGATATGACACAGGAAATGTTTGGGACGTATCCCAAAGGGAAGATTGCGCCGGGCGGCGCCATCGACACGCTCATGGACAAGTATCCGAACTTGTATGGAGATCTTTCTGCGGGCAGCGGGGCAAATGCCCTTACACGCGACCCCGAGTTTGCGCGCGAGTTCCTCATCCGGCGGCAAGACCGCCTGATGTTTGGCACGGATTACCTTGCGCCCAAACAGGAGATCCCTCAGTTTGACGTTTTGGGGAAGATTGACTTGCCCGAAGACGTGCGCAAGAAGATTTACGTTGAGAACGCAGCACGCGTTCTTGGACTGTAA
- a CDS encoding polysaccharide deacetylase family protein: MRTHALLVGVILGLIPFASRAQEPVPDKTVVLTFDDAVKSHLSYVAPMLKEYGFGATFFVCHLWMNDTENFMSWEDIATLHKMGFEIGNHSWTHPNFAEPEAAARIAGEMALVENELGKVGVPKPVSFAWTGNGFGPEALQRLRKLGYKFARRGMQPEVPYGKLEPGPLYEPRQNDPLLIPTSRDGYPDCTLEDIKRVVEQARDGRIAVLQFHGVPDVAHPWVHTPPEKFREYMQYLHDGGYHVIAMRDVEKYIPAALPKDPMIEVRYPAIEPSKMKLPQEVTATRADLPFWLDNMLVQHAYSVDEAAEVCWMSPQEIGEQAGKLGIVPGTTKPSSRHNRVRVLPYPGGRHPRIGFLEGAIDPLRGTKASAFLPWKGGGYVVVDLPEAIFSNLGLTYLAHTHVPTIWNEQNVVIENVDWTRDPKGGLRLDQTLPNGVRFGSSITPDKAGADMELWLENGTKEPLTGMRTQICVMLKGAPGFNALTQERKTYDSTAAAVGSEDGKRFICVAFDRCGRSWGNEDVPCIHADPILPDAAPGERVSLKGRLWFYQGSNIERELRRVTSKLKMKPVKP; the protein is encoded by the coding sequence ATGCGAACGCACGCATTGTTGGTAGGCGTCATCCTTGGTTTGATCCCATTCGCTTCACGCGCACAGGAGCCGGTTCCCGACAAGACGGTCGTGCTGACATTTGACGACGCCGTGAAGTCGCATCTCTCGTATGTCGCGCCCATGCTAAAAGAATACGGATTCGGCGCGACGTTCTTTGTGTGCCATCTCTGGATGAATGACACCGAGAACTTCATGTCATGGGAGGACATCGCGACTCTTCACAAGATGGGGTTCGAGATCGGCAATCACTCGTGGACACATCCCAATTTCGCAGAACCCGAGGCGGCAGCGCGCATCGCAGGCGAAATGGCCCTGGTAGAGAATGAGTTGGGCAAAGTCGGCGTGCCAAAGCCCGTCAGTTTTGCGTGGACAGGAAACGGTTTTGGACCCGAAGCGCTGCAACGGCTTCGCAAATTGGGCTACAAGTTCGCTCGTCGAGGCATGCAGCCCGAAGTGCCATATGGCAAACTCGAACCGGGTCCACTGTACGAGCCGCGTCAAAACGATCCATTGCTAATCCCCACGTCGCGCGATGGATACCCCGACTGCACGCTGGAGGATATAAAGCGCGTCGTCGAGCAAGCACGTGACGGGCGAATCGCTGTCCTGCAGTTTCATGGTGTGCCTGATGTAGCGCATCCCTGGGTTCACACGCCTCCAGAGAAGTTCCGTGAATACATGCAGTATCTGCACGATGGCGGCTATCACGTCATAGCCATGCGCGACGTCGAGAAGTACATCCCCGCGGCTTTGCCAAAAGACCCGATGATAGAAGTTCGGTATCCGGCAATTGAACCGAGCAAGATGAAGTTGCCGCAGGAAGTAACCGCAACGCGCGCGGACCTGCCCTTCTGGCTGGACAACATGCTTGTGCAGCATGCGTACTCAGTTGATGAAGCGGCCGAAGTGTGTTGGATGTCGCCGCAAGAAATTGGCGAGCAAGCGGGCAAACTTGGCATCGTCCCTGGAACAACCAAGCCCTCTTCAAGACACAATCGAGTCCGCGTGTTGCCGTATCCCGGTGGCCGTCATCCGCGAATTGGTTTCCTCGAGGGTGCCATCGACCCATTGCGCGGAACAAAGGCAAGTGCCTTTCTCCCATGGAAAGGCGGCGGTTACGTTGTGGTCGACTTGCCGGAGGCAATCTTCAGCAATCTGGGATTGACGTATCTGGCTCACACGCACGTGCCCACCATTTGGAACGAGCAGAATGTGGTGATTGAGAATGTGGATTGGACTCGTGACCCCAAGGGCGGGCTTCGTCTAGACCAAACGTTGCCCAACGGAGTCCGCTTTGGATCGTCTATCACTCCTGACAAAGCCGGTGCCGACATGGAGCTATGGTTGGAAAACGGCACGAAGGAGCCGTTGACCGGCATGCGTACACAGATCTGCGTGATGCTGAAAGGCGCGCCGGGGTTCAATGCACTGACTCAGGAGCGAAAGACGTATGATTCGACCGCTGCCGCGGTCGGGTCTGAGGATGGCAAGCGCTTCATCTGCGTGGCGTTCGACCGTTGCGGACGGAGCTGGGGCAATGAGGATGTCCCATGCATTCACGCTGACCCGATCTTGCCAGACGCCGCGCCCGGAGAACGGGTTTCGCTCAAAGGCCGCCTCTGGTTCTATCAAGGATCGAATATCGAGCGCGAATTGCGGCGCGTTACGTCGAAGCTCAAGATGAAACCGGTCAAACCCTAA